From Sporocytophaga myxococcoides, the proteins below share one genomic window:
- the metG gene encoding methionine--tRNA ligase, which translates to MSKNYKRHTITAALPYANGPVHIGHLAGVYVPADIYARYLRLKGEDVLFVCGSDEHGVPITIRAKKEGITPQQAVDKYHTIIKDSFKDFGISFNIYSRTSAQVHHETSSEFFKTLYNKGIFEEKVTEQYFDPKALQFLADRYIEGTCPKCGFEKAYGDQCENCGSTLSPSELINPHSTLSGEKPVLKSTKHWYLPLDKYENWLREWILEGHKEWKANVYGQCKSWIDQGLQPRAVTRDLDWGVPVPLPGTEGKVLYVWFDAPIGYISATKDWAQQQGTPEAWAPYWQDQDTKLVHFIGKDNIVFHCVIFPVMLKTHGDYILPDNVPANEFLNLEGNKISTSRNWAVWLHEYLQEFPGKADVLRYVLCANAPETKDNDFTWKDFQARNNNELVAIFGNFVNRAVVLTRKNYDGIVPAQGTLENIDKEVLEKLKELPEKVAGSIEAYRFREALTFMMELARVGNKYLADTEPWQLIKTDASRVKTILNISLQISASLAILAEPFMPHTAAKLSEMLGLEKLSWKDAGKDNLVVGGHQLKAGGLLFDKIEDETIEAQIKKLQDTKLANELASKTVAPEKPAVQFDDFTQMDIRIATIIEAEKVAKTKKLLKLKLDTGIDTRTVVSGIAEYYEPEKIIGQQVCLLANLAPREIKGIESKGMILMAEDKDGKLSFVSPVNKITNGGTVS; encoded by the coding sequence ATGAGTAAAAATTACAAAAGACATACAATTACTGCGGCTTTGCCTTATGCAAACGGTCCTGTTCACATCGGTCACCTTGCCGGTGTATATGTCCCTGCAGACATTTACGCAAGATATCTAAGACTCAAGGGAGAAGATGTGCTCTTTGTCTGCGGATCGGATGAACATGGTGTTCCAATTACCATCAGAGCTAAAAAAGAAGGTATTACACCACAACAGGCAGTTGATAAATACCACACTATAATTAAAGATTCTTTCAAGGATTTCGGAATATCGTTTAATATTTACTCCAGAACGTCTGCTCAAGTACACCACGAAACTTCTTCAGAGTTTTTTAAAACGCTTTACAACAAAGGGATTTTCGAAGAAAAAGTAACTGAACAGTACTTTGATCCTAAAGCACTTCAGTTCCTGGCCGACAGATATATTGAAGGTACATGCCCGAAATGTGGATTCGAAAAGGCTTATGGAGATCAGTGTGAAAATTGTGGCAGTACTTTAAGTCCTTCCGAGCTTATTAATCCCCACTCTACGCTAAGTGGAGAAAAACCTGTACTAAAATCTACCAAACACTGGTACCTTCCTCTTGACAAATATGAAAACTGGCTAAGAGAATGGATACTGGAAGGGCATAAAGAATGGAAAGCCAATGTTTACGGACAGTGCAAATCGTGGATAGACCAGGGATTGCAGCCACGTGCTGTAACCAGAGATCTTGACTGGGGAGTACCAGTCCCTCTTCCTGGAACAGAAGGAAAAGTACTTTATGTATGGTTCGATGCTCCTATCGGCTATATATCAGCAACCAAAGACTGGGCACAACAACAGGGAACCCCGGAAGCATGGGCTCCCTACTGGCAGGATCAAGATACCAAACTTGTGCATTTTATAGGAAAAGACAACATCGTATTCCATTGTGTTATCTTCCCTGTAATGTTAAAGACTCACGGAGATTATATACTTCCTGACAATGTACCTGCGAATGAATTTCTGAACCTCGAAGGAAACAAAATTTCTACTTCTAGAAACTGGGCTGTATGGCTTCATGAGTATCTTCAAGAGTTTCCAGGTAAAGCAGACGTGCTTAGATATGTCCTTTGCGCTAATGCTCCGGAAACCAAAGACAATGATTTTACATGGAAAGATTTTCAGGCCCGGAATAACAATGAGCTGGTAGCCATCTTTGGAAACTTTGTAAATCGTGCAGTAGTTCTAACCCGCAAAAACTATGACGGTATTGTGCCTGCTCAGGGTACCCTTGAAAATATTGATAAAGAAGTCCTCGAAAAGCTGAAAGAACTTCCCGAAAAAGTAGCTGGTTCCATTGAAGCATACAGATTCAGAGAAGCTTTAACTTTTATGATGGAACTCGCAAGGGTTGGAAATAAATATCTTGCAGATACAGAACCGTGGCAACTGATCAAAACAGATGCATCCAGAGTGAAAACCATACTGAATATCAGCCTTCAGATATCTGCAAGTCTTGCAATTCTTGCAGAACCATTTATGCCGCATACAGCAGCAAAGCTTTCTGAAATGTTGGGATTAGAAAAGTTATCCTGGAAAGATGCGGGAAAGGATAATTTGGTGGTTGGCGGCCATCAGCTTAAAGCTGGAGGTTTATTATTTGATAAGATAGAAGATGAAACCATTGAAGCTCAGATTAAAAAACTTCAGGATACCAAACTAGCTAATGAGCTTGCAAGCAAAACTGTAGCACCGGAAAAACCTGCTGTTCAGTTTGACGACTTTACCCAAATGGACATTCGTATTGCAACCATTATTGAAGCAGAAAAAGTAGCTAAAACAAAAAAGCTTCTTAAACTGAAACTTGATACGGGTATCGATACAAGAACAGTTGTAAGTGGTATTGCAGAATATTATGAACCGGAAAAAATTATCGGTCAACAGGTTTGTCTGTTAGCAAACCTTGCTCCGAGAGAAATAAAAGGAATTGAATCTAAAGGAATGATTTTAATGGCTGAAGATAAAGATGGGAAACTTTCCTTTGTGAGTCCGGTAAATAAAATTACAAATGGCGGAACCGTGAGTTAA
- the typA gene encoding translational GTPase TypA: MQSIRNIAIIAHVDHGKTTLVDKIIHASKIFRENQEFNDLLLDNNDLERERGITILAKNVSVRYKGIKINIIDTPGHADFGGEVERVLKMADGVILLVDAFEGPMPQTRFVLGKALNLGLKPIVVVNKVDKENCRPDEVHESVFDLMFNLGATEDQLDFVTMYGSSKQGWMGPDFRNPTDSILPLIDAIVEHIPEAPRPEGIPQMQVTSLDYSAYQGRIAIGRVFRGELKEGANMALTKADGSIKKVKIKELHVFEGLGKLKVESVSAGDICAVTGLDDFEIGDTLTDAENPEPLERIAVDEPTMSMLFTINNSPFFGKEGKFVTSRHIRDRLMKETEKNLALRVVETDSEDKFLVFGRGILHLSVLIETMRREGYELQVGQPQVIFKEIDGQKCEPVEILVVDVPEATSGKVIELVTQRKGELLIMEPKGDLQHLEFNIPSRGIIGLRNNVLTATAGEAIMTHRFKAYEPYKGPIPGRLSGSLISMETGTTTAYAIDKLQDRGFFFVDPGEEIYMGQVIGEHTRGNDLTVNVLKGKKLTNMRASGSDDNVKIAPKINFSLEESMEYIQGDEYLEVTPKSIRMRKIYLDENERNRMSKKETVA; encoded by the coding sequence ATGCAAAGCATCAGGAATATTGCAATTATAGCACACGTTGACCACGGTAAAACTACCCTGGTAGATAAGATCATTCACGCCTCTAAAATCTTTAGAGAAAACCAGGAGTTTAACGATCTTCTTCTGGATAACAATGATCTTGAAAGGGAAAGAGGTATTACCATTCTTGCGAAAAACGTTTCCGTAAGATATAAAGGTATCAAAATAAATATCATAGATACTCCCGGTCACGCCGACTTTGGTGGTGAGGTTGAGCGAGTTTTGAAAATGGCAGACGGTGTTATTTTGCTTGTCGATGCGTTTGAAGGGCCAATGCCTCAGACTAGATTCGTATTGGGCAAAGCGCTGAATCTTGGTTTAAAGCCAATCGTCGTTGTAAATAAAGTAGATAAGGAAAACTGTCGTCCGGATGAGGTGCATGAGTCAGTATTTGACTTAATGTTCAACCTTGGAGCTACAGAAGATCAGCTTGACTTTGTAACTATGTATGGCTCATCTAAACAAGGATGGATGGGACCTGATTTCAGAAATCCTACTGATTCGATTCTTCCTTTGATTGATGCAATTGTAGAGCACATACCGGAAGCACCACGTCCTGAAGGGATCCCTCAAATGCAGGTAACCTCTCTGGATTATTCAGCTTATCAGGGTAGAATTGCAATCGGAAGAGTGTTTAGAGGCGAACTGAAAGAAGGAGCAAATATGGCCCTAACTAAAGCTGATGGCTCTATCAAGAAAGTAAAAATAAAAGAACTTCATGTTTTTGAAGGTCTTGGTAAATTGAAAGTTGAGTCTGTATCAGCTGGGGATATTTGTGCTGTTACAGGTCTTGATGATTTTGAGATCGGTGATACCCTTACCGACGCTGAAAATCCTGAGCCACTAGAAAGAATAGCAGTAGACGAGCCTACAATGAGTATGTTGTTTACGATAAACAATAGCCCGTTCTTTGGTAAAGAAGGTAAGTTTGTAACATCCCGTCACATCAGAGACAGACTGATGAAAGAAACGGAGAAAAACCTGGCATTGAGAGTTGTTGAAACAGATTCTGAAGATAAATTCCTTGTTTTCGGAAGAGGTATCCTTCACTTGTCTGTATTGATTGAGACAATGAGAAGAGAAGGGTATGAATTACAGGTAGGTCAGCCACAGGTAATCTTCAAAGAAATAGATGGTCAGAAATGTGAACCGGTAGAAATTCTTGTTGTGGATGTTCCTGAAGCAACCTCTGGTAAAGTAATTGAATTAGTAACTCAAAGAAAAGGAGAGTTATTGATTATGGAACCCAAAGGGGATCTTCAGCATCTTGAATTTAACATTCCTTCAAGAGGTATCATTGGTCTCAGAAATAACGTGCTAACAGCAACAGCTGGTGAAGCTATTATGACGCACAGGTTTAAAGCATATGAGCCATATAAAGGACCAATCCCGGGTAGATTGAGCGGATCTTTGATCTCTATGGAAACTGGTACTACAACTGCTTATGCAATCGATAAACTTCAGGACAGAGGATTTTTCTTTGTTGATCCGGGAGAAGAGATTTACATGGGACAGGTAATAGGTGAGCATACAAGAGGTAATGACCTTACTGTAAACGTGTTGAAAGGTAAGAAATTAACAAACATGCGTGCTTCAGGTTCTGACGACAACGTTAAAATCGCTCCAAAAATAAACTTCTCATTAGAAGAATCTATGGAATATATTCAGGGAGATGAATACCTTGAAGTAACTCCGAAGAGCATCAGAATGCGTAAGATTTATCTTGATGAGAATGAAAGAAACAGAATGTCTAAAAAAGAAACTGTTGCTTAA
- a CDS encoding alpha/beta hydrolase, translating to MQRTYGYHEYEKALMHYSKSGKGKKVLLTFHGFGQTSNHFYELEEVLLEEYIVYSFDLFFHGKSYWPYGDQPLQKDFWNKFFAGFLQNQQIERFSLLGFSMGGKFVLSSLEFFYSRIDKVILIAPDGIKTSFWYSIATYPRLLQGIFKRTIVKPRIYHNVVNTLNRFKLLDKSLHRFANTQMITRAQRRRVYFSWIVFRDLKFSTRKIVTILNENKIELELFLGTYDKIINLKNMKYFLRNLNNYKLEILSAGHSNLIHAVAKYFKGR from the coding sequence ATGCAAAGAACATATGGGTATCATGAGTACGAAAAGGCACTCATGCACTACTCCAAATCAGGGAAAGGTAAGAAGGTACTTCTTACCTTTCATGGTTTTGGGCAAACTTCAAATCATTTCTATGAGCTGGAAGAAGTACTTTTAGAGGAGTATATTGTTTATAGTTTTGATTTGTTTTTTCATGGTAAAAGCTATTGGCCATATGGAGATCAACCTCTCCAGAAAGATTTCTGGAATAAATTTTTTGCCGGGTTTCTGCAAAACCAGCAAATAGAAAGATTTAGTTTACTAGGTTTTAGCATGGGAGGTAAGTTTGTACTTTCGAGCCTGGAATTTTTTTATTCAAGGATTGATAAAGTGATTCTGATAGCTCCGGATGGCATCAAAACAAGCTTCTGGTACAGCATTGCAACTTATCCCAGACTTCTGCAGGGAATATTCAAAAGAACCATTGTAAAGCCCCGAATCTATCATAATGTAGTGAATACCTTAAACAGGTTTAAGTTGCTTGATAAAAGTCTGCACCGGTTTGCTAATACCCAAATGATTACCAGAGCACAGAGAAGAAGGGTTTATTTTTCATGGATCGTATTCAGAGATCTTAAGTTCAGTACCAGGAAGATCGTAACAATCCTGAATGAAAATAAAATAGAGCTCGAACTCTTCTTAGGGACATATGATAAAATCATAAATCTTAAGAATATGAAGTATTTTCTTCGTAATCTGAATAATTATAAATTGGAAATACTTTCTGCCGGTCATTCCAATCTTATACATGCTGTTGCAAAGTATTTTAAAGGCAGGTAA
- a CDS encoding SDR family oxidoreductase produces MKDKVVIITGGSSGIGKACAEVFGINGSKVVITGRNKVNLDETALLLRSKGITVLAIQADSAKEEDNEMLVNETLKVYGKIDILINNAGISMRALFADADLSVLKKVMDINFYGTVYATKYALPEIIKNRGSVVGVSSIAGSVGLPGRTGYSASKFAMNGFLEALRIELLNKNVHVLVACPGFTTSNIRNTSLSKDGTIIGESSMDEGKMMSAEEVAWSIYKAVEQRKRDLVLTSQGKSTILLKKFFPGLVDKVVFNHISKEKDSPLK; encoded by the coding sequence ATGAAAGATAAAGTCGTCATCATAACCGGAGGATCTTCAGGAATAGGAAAAGCCTGTGCAGAGGTGTTTGGAATCAATGGCTCAAAGGTTGTCATAACAGGGAGAAACAAGGTCAACCTTGATGAAACTGCTTTATTGCTAAGAAGCAAAGGAATTACAGTATTGGCGATACAAGCAGATTCGGCAAAGGAGGAAGATAATGAAATGCTCGTCAATGAAACACTTAAAGTCTATGGTAAGATAGATATACTTATTAACAATGCAGGTATATCCATGAGAGCATTATTTGCGGATGCAGATTTGAGTGTATTGAAAAAGGTAATGGATATCAATTTTTACGGAACTGTTTATGCAACCAAATACGCCTTGCCTGAAATTATTAAAAACAGAGGCTCTGTAGTCGGTGTTTCTTCTATTGCAGGTAGTGTAGGTCTTCCGGGCAGAACGGGCTACAGTGCGTCTAAATTTGCCATGAATGGTTTTCTGGAAGCGCTTCGTATAGAACTCCTGAATAAAAATGTTCATGTGCTTGTAGCTTGTCCAGGCTTTACGACTTCCAATATTAGAAATACTTCTTTGTCAAAAGACGGAACCATCATTGGAGAATCGTCTATGGACGAAGGAAAGATGATGAGCGCCGAAGAAGTAGCATGGAGCATTTACAAAGCAGTAGAACAGAGAAAAAGGGACCTTGTTCTTACCTCGCAAGGAAAATCAACTATCTTACTGAAAAAGTTTTTCCCAGGATTGGTTGATAAAGTTGTATTCAATCATATATCGAAAGAGAAAGATTCTCCTCTTAAATGA
- a CDS encoding SH3 domain-containing protein encodes MKRIFFTTLIVFFLSPFACCANYADSLKLADSLFREKKYPQSYNIYSNILSSTEKFSPRMLLKMAMIKEQEGDYTMSLYYLNLLYKYQPDKRVLDKMDELASAHQLTGYTFTDLEYFISLYNQYYYYIIFFFLIVSAIIYLYLIFKKFHSKKLGLRPLFFVFVLSFAYILTNYDIVPMKGIISKDHSYLMSGPSAGAAPVAEVEKGHRVIVWSEDDVWYRISWNGEFVYIKKNHLLLVGDENHLRGESFSFDI; translated from the coding sequence ATGAAGCGAATTTTCTTTACAACACTTATCGTTTTTTTTCTATCCCCCTTTGCTTGCTGCGCCAATTACGCTGATTCCCTGAAGCTTGCAGATTCATTATTCAGAGAAAAAAAATATCCACAATCTTATAATATCTATTCCAACATACTTTCTTCCACTGAAAAGTTTTCCCCAAGAATGCTTCTCAAAATGGCTATGATCAAGGAACAGGAAGGAGATTATACAATGTCGCTTTATTATCTAAACCTTCTCTACAAGTACCAGCCTGATAAAAGAGTGCTTGATAAAATGGATGAGCTGGCATCTGCACATCAGCTTACAGGATATACATTTACAGATCTGGAATACTTTATTTCTCTTTATAATCAGTATTACTATTACATCATATTCTTTTTTCTTATTGTATCTGCAATCATCTATCTGTATTTAATTTTTAAAAAGTTTCACAGTAAAAAACTCGGCTTGCGTCCCCTCTTCTTCGTCTTTGTATTATCCTTTGCATACATTCTTACTAATTATGATATCGTTCCTATGAAAGGAATCATAAGCAAGGACCACTCCTACTTAATGAGCGGCCCTTCCGCAGGAGCTGCTCCTGTGGCTGAGGTAGAAAAAGGACATCGTGTTATTGTATGGTCAGAAGACGACGTATGGTATAGAATCAGCTGGAATGGTGAATTTGTTTATATCAAAAAAAATCATCTCCTCTTAGTAGGAGATGAAAATCATTTAAGAGGAGAATCTTTCTCTTTCGATATATGA
- a CDS encoding Crp/Fnr family transcriptional regulator — protein MEELIEYILQFGNLNKQQIDLIKSKATEIEVRKDEYLSEAGKIPKQVGFVLEGIFRFCYYNNKGQEITDYLIDENHFVTDYQNFEAGMPASQYLQAITDSRVLIFSKKDWDELLNTIIGWDKIVIKIVQKCLVEKIERRSPLVSEDATTRYLSFIQKFPTLANRVPLSYIASYLGITQQSLSRIRKNIR, from the coding sequence ATGGAAGAGTTAATAGAATACATTTTACAGTTTGGCAACCTGAACAAGCAGCAAATAGACCTGATAAAAAGTAAAGCAACTGAAATAGAAGTTCGTAAAGACGAGTACCTTTCTGAAGCAGGAAAAATTCCAAAACAGGTAGGCTTTGTCCTTGAAGGCATTTTTCGGTTTTGCTATTACAACAACAAAGGCCAGGAAATTACGGATTATTTGATTGACGAAAATCATTTCGTTACAGACTACCAGAACTTTGAGGCAGGTATGCCTGCGTCCCAATATTTACAGGCAATTACAGACAGCAGGGTGCTTATATTCTCCAAAAAGGATTGGGACGAGCTTTTAAACACCATCATCGGCTGGGATAAGATTGTAATAAAAATAGTTCAGAAATGTCTTGTGGAAAAAATAGAAAGGAGAAGTCCCTTAGTTTCGGAGGACGCTACTACACGCTATTTATCGTTCATTCAAAAATTCCCTACTCTCGCAAATCGTGTTCCTCTCTCTTATATAGCTTCTTATTTAGGCATTACACAACAATCACTGAGTAGGATCAGGAAAAACATTCGCTAA
- a CDS encoding SDR family oxidoreductase, producing the protein MKSALITGANKGIGLETAKQLLQKGFYVYIGSRDQQRGIEAVEKLKAQGLTNVEAIQIDVTDDHSVKNARTEIGRKVDYLNVLINNAGISGVKLDENGKYIPQTWTAAEASIDTFKEVYETNVYGVVRVTQAFLDLLKNAPEPRIVMVSSTVGSLSLQSDPAWPAYDFGKFAVYGSSKSALNMFTVHLAYELRDTAFKINMVDPGYTKTDFTNYNGGEVEEAGKRVAKYALIDKDGPTGKFFSEETNPETGEIAW; encoded by the coding sequence ATGAAATCAGCATTAATTACAGGAGCCAATAAAGGCATCGGATTAGAAACCGCAAAACAACTATTGCAAAAAGGATTTTACGTTTACATTGGAAGCCGTGATCAACAAAGAGGTATAGAGGCTGTCGAGAAACTAAAAGCCCAAGGATTGACAAACGTTGAAGCCATTCAGATTGATGTGACCGATGATCATTCGGTGAAAAATGCACGGACAGAAATCGGAAGGAAAGTAGATTATCTGAATGTTTTGATAAACAATGCAGGTATTAGCGGTGTGAAATTAGACGAGAACGGCAAGTATATTCCGCAAACCTGGACTGCCGCAGAAGCAAGCATTGATACATTTAAAGAAGTGTATGAAACCAATGTTTACGGTGTGGTAAGAGTTACACAAGCATTTCTGGATTTATTGAAAAATGCACCGGAACCGAGAATTGTAATGGTAAGTTCAACTGTTGGCTCATTATCTCTTCAAAGCGACCCTGCCTGGCCTGCCTATGATTTTGGAAAGTTCGCAGTTTACGGCTCTTCAAAATCAGCTTTGAATATGTTCACCGTTCATCTGGCTTATGAGCTAAGAGATACTGCATTTAAAATAAATATGGTTGACCCGGGGTATACCAAAACGGATTTTACCAACTACAATGGAGGTGAAGTTGAAGAAGCCGGAAAACGTGTGGCGAAATATGCACTGATTGATAAAGACGGACCAACCGGAAAGTTTTTCAGCGAAGAAACAAATCCTGAAACAGGAGAAATTGCCTGGTAA
- a CDS encoding 4'-phosphopantetheinyl transferase superfamily protein, whose product MKVCIPLSFCLLFTIRKFFNALLMEIFYTKFEDKLDHKKINNYLKYLPSSMREDILKYQLPFDIQGRLFGKLLLKKIFEHYFSNQNILNQLKYNQYGRPYISDSGIDFSISHSGEYTAVAMSKGFSIGIDIEKIKEIPICDFKPVFTDNEWEAILSSTNPLKSFYVYWTKKESTVKADGRGLSIPLNEIIVDDAISILYEKQWHLYEINLAPDYMAHIASEQKDLINIYSITF is encoded by the coding sequence ATGAAAGTTTGTATACCGCTCTCTTTCTGTTTATTATTTACAATCCGAAAGTTTTTTAATGCCCTACTAATGGAAATATTCTACACTAAGTTTGAGGACAAACTTGATCATAAAAAAATAAATAATTATTTAAAATACCTTCCATCTTCAATGAGAGAAGATATATTGAAATATCAATTGCCATTTGATATTCAAGGCCGTTTATTTGGAAAACTTTTATTAAAAAAAATTTTTGAACACTATTTTAGCAATCAAAATATATTAAATCAGCTAAAGTATAATCAATATGGCCGTCCATATATTTCCGACTCAGGTATAGACTTTAGCATATCTCATTCAGGAGAATATACAGCAGTTGCAATGTCAAAAGGATTTTCCATAGGGATCGACATCGAAAAAATAAAAGAGATACCTATCTGTGATTTTAAACCTGTATTTACAGATAATGAATGGGAGGCAATTTTATCATCAACCAATCCTTTAAAATCATTTTATGTTTATTGGACAAAGAAGGAAAGTACAGTAAAAGCCGATGGAAGAGGTCTTTCTATTCCTTTAAATGAAATAATAGTGGATGATGCTATTTCAATTTTATATGAAAAACAATGGCATTTATATGAAATTAATTTAGCGCCTGATTATATGGCACATATTGCAAGTGAGCAAAAAGATTTGATCAACATCTACAGTATTACTTTTTAG